A single Arcanobacterium canis DNA region contains:
- a CDS encoding PPA1309 family protein: MDDQLSLSQIALRDATADIESHVNRFGWDGPVRVFALINARAALDAHPALAGELPADVEASAITDPHTLFSVEQEDLPHVDSLEELFGSIMWPPNVDGAAISTERVVLPPNVEVTLPDDEAAAMEILKNHPERQDVRIVASVMRSGESWCIVRMRHFDDDSMRISSPDAVPGLVEGLRETLK, translated from the coding sequence GTGGACGATCAACTTTCCCTTTCGCAAATTGCTCTTCGAGACGCTACAGCTGATATCGAATCTCACGTGAACCGTTTCGGTTGGGACGGGCCTGTGCGTGTCTTCGCGCTGATCAATGCGCGCGCGGCGCTGGATGCTCACCCGGCCCTCGCAGGCGAGCTTCCGGCCGACGTCGAAGCGAGTGCGATCACTGATCCGCACACGCTCTTTTCTGTGGAGCAGGAGGATCTGCCGCACGTCGATTCGCTCGAAGAACTCTTCGGTTCGATTATGTGGCCACCGAATGTGGACGGCGCAGCAATTTCGACCGAGCGTGTGGTTCTGCCTCCAAACGTTGAGGTCACCCTTCCCGACGACGAAGCCGCCGCCATGGAAATTTTGAAGAATCACCCCGAGCGCCAAGACGTGCGAATTGTTGCCTCTGTGATGCGCAGCGGGGAATCGTGGTGCATCGTGCGAATGCGCCACTTCGACGATGATTCCATGCGTATCTCCTCCCCCGACGCCGTCCCCGGGTTGGTTGAAGGACTACGAGAAACGTTGAAGTGA
- a CDS encoding DEAD/DEAH box helicase family protein yields the protein MTFEIFEFQGVWRSYQARVLEHISRYSQDNKVHIVAAPGSGKTTLGIEMIVKKDLPCLILVPTLVMRNQWKARILQAFVRPENRREAQSLISTDLKNPSTITIATYQALFQAMNALPSDAQAHNGDDGADWNDVSAREYDDVDYSHFDLIRAMREKGLGLICLDECHHLRNAWWKSLEDFLAAHSGLFSIALTATPPYDSTPNEWKRYISVCGEIDEEITIPELVKEGVLCPHQDFIYLNYPTSDELTAVKDFEERSTQALQHFQSLESFAQIVASQGLFQGTLTLEDMLENPKFLSSLLIYKASQGQDVPKHYLRTLGVKHLPKLDKTWLEVLLQNLLYDSSETFEINNSQRDEIISFLKAMGLVEKRKVSLVKNSKIERKLIQSAGKFASINNIVGAEYSCLGNDLRMTILTDYIRKEYIKHIGGDAPFPLKLGALPLFEFLRRSIEKQYGNAGPKLGVLSGSVVILPTSALRYLGAESQNLNISTVGTVNDEEYVQVSPSGSCNNLIQAVTELHSHGNINILIGTTALLGEGWDAPHVNSLILASYVGSFILSNQMRGRAIRVDPQRPDKTANIWHLACIKPHDLARKPLSEGIEETTSDDLDLVARRFDHFLGLDYEKDLILSGIERITFLNEYHVTHGQNAVTQINSKMTRLASRRPALRDKWQRSLALFDEIEIANEVSVQKSTMKIASFYDYITFFGISIFAFLVNFAHRSGLIFTPRTRMATVIFLLVAATFVGVRTFLLSSPIHRLKKMGQGVVGALRRAELLKGEVYLVNVAPNDTNTYAQISLKGANSHEKEIFARSIIHMLSPIDNQKYLIVRKRYFGLIYDFYAVPATFEKNRELAEIFVQEMNKNIGHHNLVYTRNVDGRKVLLKARVKSFANKQNRFITGKKVQSALE from the coding sequence ATGACTTTCGAAATCTTTGAGTTCCAAGGAGTTTGGAGATCCTACCAAGCAAGAGTTTTGGAGCACATCAGCAGGTATTCCCAGGACAATAAAGTCCATATCGTGGCGGCCCCCGGTTCGGGTAAAACCACGCTGGGTATCGAGATGATCGTGAAGAAGGATCTTCCGTGCCTGATCTTGGTTCCGACTCTTGTCATGAGGAACCAGTGGAAAGCGCGCATACTTCAGGCCTTCGTCCGCCCAGAAAATCGACGCGAAGCACAGTCGCTGATTTCTACCGACCTCAAGAATCCTTCAACGATCACGATTGCCACGTATCAGGCTCTCTTTCAGGCCATGAATGCGCTTCCAAGCGATGCACAAGCACACAATGGCGACGACGGCGCCGACTGGAACGACGTCAGTGCAAGAGAATACGACGACGTCGATTATTCGCACTTCGATCTCATTCGAGCGATGCGAGAAAAAGGGCTTGGGCTCATCTGCTTAGACGAATGCCATCACCTAAGAAACGCCTGGTGGAAATCGCTGGAAGATTTCCTCGCCGCACATAGTGGACTTTTCTCCATTGCTCTCACCGCGACACCACCGTATGACTCAACCCCAAACGAATGGAAGCGCTACATCTCAGTCTGCGGCGAAATCGATGAAGAAATCACCATTCCGGAGCTAGTCAAAGAAGGCGTTCTTTGCCCTCACCAAGATTTTATCTATCTCAATTATCCCACCAGCGATGAGCTCACGGCTGTGAAAGATTTTGAGGAAAGAAGCACACAAGCTCTCCAACATTTCCAATCTCTCGAATCATTCGCACAGATCGTCGCCAGCCAAGGCCTCTTTCAAGGCACTCTGACCTTAGAAGACATGCTGGAAAACCCAAAGTTCTTGTCGTCGCTTCTGATCTACAAAGCCAGCCAAGGCCAGGATGTCCCCAAACATTACCTCAGAACTCTCGGTGTCAAGCATCTTCCAAAACTCGATAAAACATGGTTGGAGGTGCTACTCCAAAATCTTCTTTACGATTCGTCTGAAACATTCGAAATCAACAATTCCCAGCGAGATGAAATCATTTCCTTTTTGAAAGCGATGGGATTAGTAGAGAAAAGAAAAGTCAGCCTAGTAAAAAACTCAAAAATCGAGCGCAAGCTGATTCAATCTGCAGGAAAATTCGCAAGTATCAACAACATCGTCGGTGCCGAATACTCGTGCTTGGGAAACGATTTGCGAATGACAATTTTGACCGACTATATCCGGAAGGAATACATCAAACACATCGGAGGGGATGCTCCTTTCCCTTTGAAACTGGGTGCGCTTCCACTTTTTGAGTTTCTTCGACGGTCTATTGAAAAGCAGTACGGCAACGCCGGCCCGAAGTTGGGTGTGCTTTCCGGTTCGGTTGTCATCCTCCCCACTTCAGCGCTGAGGTATCTCGGGGCAGAGAGCCAGAACCTCAACATCTCAACGGTTGGCACTGTGAACGACGAAGAATACGTACAAGTTTCACCTTCAGGCAGCTGCAATAATCTCATCCAGGCAGTGACCGAACTTCATTCTCACGGCAATATCAATATCCTCATTGGAACCACCGCCCTTCTCGGGGAGGGATGGGATGCTCCTCACGTAAATTCGCTGATCCTCGCTTCTTATGTCGGTTCATTTATACTCAGCAACCAGATGAGAGGCCGAGCGATCAGAGTAGACCCGCAACGCCCCGACAAAACCGCGAATATTTGGCATTTGGCCTGCATTAAGCCACACGATTTGGCCCGAAAGCCGCTCTCGGAGGGGATCGAGGAAACAACCAGCGATGACTTGGACCTCGTCGCACGAAGATTTGACCATTTCCTCGGCTTAGATTACGAAAAAGATCTTATCCTGAGCGGAATCGAGAGGATCACTTTCCTCAATGAGTATCACGTCACTCACGGACAAAACGCAGTAACGCAGATCAATTCCAAAATGACCCGCTTGGCTTCACGGCGCCCTGCTTTGCGAGACAAGTGGCAACGATCCCTCGCGCTCTTCGACGAGATCGAGATCGCCAACGAAGTTTCTGTCCAGAAAAGCACAATGAAAATTGCATCTTTCTATGACTACATCACCTTTTTTGGCATTTCAATCTTCGCCTTTTTGGTGAATTTTGCACACAGATCCGGGCTCATCTTCACCCCGCGCACGCGGATGGCTACCGTCATATTTTTACTCGTTGCCGCCACATTCGTCGGGGTCAGAACGTTCTTGTTATCGTCACCTATCCATCGACTCAAGAAAATGGGGCAGGGGGTGGTCGGTGCTCTTCGCCGCGCAGAACTGCTCAAGGGTGAGGTCTATCTTGTCAACGTTGCCCCTAACGATACGAATACATACGCGCAAATCTCTTTAAAGGGCGCAAACTCCCACGAAAAGGAGATATTTGCTCGCAGTATCATCCACATGCTTTCACCTATCGATAACCAGAAATATCTCATTGTCAGAAAGCGATATTTTGGCCTGATATATGACTTTTATGCCGTCCCTGCGACTTTTGAGAAGAATCGAGAGCTCGCGGAGATTTTTGTCCAAGAAATGAATAAAAATATCGGACACCACAATCTCGTCTACACGCGCAACGTCGATGGAAGGAAAGTCCTTCTCAAGGCACGAGTCAAATCGTTCGCGAACAAGCAAAATCGGTTTATCACAGGGAAAAAGGTGCAAAGCGCTCTGGAATAA
- a CDS encoding YlbL family protein translates to MNSKFLSSVTFAGLLLASLMMPSAYMVQSAGPALDTAAKIEGKPLVKITGNETYPSKTKLFMTTVSAFGTPENGVPVGAVLPTIVNRDQQALPVRAVYPDTVTDAQVEKLNVEAMTSSQDTAAALAMELAGKKVSMDLVVSKVDTKYPSGKALKEGDVIKRIATPKTDGKLVDTPTFLSLSRLLFVTKAGAKITVEVERDGKRVTTTFATIKAGEDSPYPPGSSLIGVGLAVKNVHYPGKVTYAVEGIGGPSAGNMFALEIYDQLTKGDLGGTKKIAGTGTANWNGLVGPIGGIEHKLVGAAREGVTDFLAPALNCEDTLGYEPEGMRVWAVESTPGAIEAVKAIASGDTSKLTSCRAYVHGKAV, encoded by the coding sequence ATGAATTCCAAGTTTCTTTCTTCGGTCACATTTGCCGGCCTTCTTCTTGCGAGTCTGATGATGCCCAGCGCCTACATGGTTCAAAGCGCTGGTCCTGCTCTCGACACTGCAGCGAAAATCGAAGGCAAACCCTTGGTCAAAATCACCGGAAACGAGACGTATCCTTCGAAAACCAAGCTTTTCATGACGACGGTGTCCGCTTTTGGCACCCCTGAAAACGGTGTCCCCGTCGGTGCGGTGCTTCCGACGATCGTTAACCGTGATCAGCAGGCCTTGCCCGTGCGTGCGGTGTATCCCGATACTGTCACCGACGCGCAAGTGGAAAAACTTAATGTTGAAGCGATGACTTCCTCGCAAGACACCGCCGCAGCGCTTGCAATGGAACTTGCAGGAAAGAAAGTGAGCATGGACCTCGTCGTATCCAAGGTTGATACGAAGTATCCATCAGGAAAAGCGCTCAAAGAAGGCGATGTTATTAAGCGTATCGCAACCCCGAAGACGGATGGCAAACTTGTGGATACCCCAACTTTCCTTTCGCTTTCTCGTCTGCTCTTCGTCACGAAGGCCGGAGCGAAGATCACGGTTGAAGTTGAGCGCGACGGCAAGCGCGTGACGACGACGTTCGCGACGATCAAAGCTGGCGAAGACAGTCCCTATCCGCCAGGGTCATCGCTCATCGGCGTTGGGCTCGCCGTAAAAAACGTACACTACCCGGGCAAGGTGACGTATGCGGTCGAAGGGATTGGCGGCCCAAGCGCGGGGAACATGTTTGCGTTGGAAATCTACGATCAGCTCACGAAGGGTGACCTTGGAGGCACGAAGAAAATCGCGGGAACCGGAACAGCGAACTGGAACGGCCTAGTCGGGCCGATCGGCGGGATCGAACACAAACTTGTGGGTGCTGCGAGGGAAGGTGTCACAGACTTCCTTGCTCCGGCACTGAACTGCGAAGATACTCTCGGATACGAGCCCGAGGGGATGAGGGTCTGGGCGGTGGAGAGTACGCCAGGTGCAATTGAAGCAGTGAAAGCCATTGCCAGCGGTGACACCTCGAAGCTCACCTCGTGCAGGGCATACGTCCACGGCAAAGCAGTCTGA